The nucleotide window ACCGGCGACAGGTCAAATCGAAATTGAAGCGCGTCACCAAAGCGGACAAACTATTATTACTATTACAGATGACGGTCGGGGTATTGACCCAGAAGTTATTCGATCGCGAGTTGTCTTCATGGGTTTGGTGACACCCGAACAAGCGCCCGACCTCTCTATTGGCGAACTCTACGAATTCCTGTTTTGGCCTGGATTTAGTACTGTCGATAAGGTGAGCGACCTTTCCGGGCGGGGGGTGGGGCTTGATGTTGTTCGCAACAATTTGCGGCAGGTACGCGGCACGATCAAAGTTGATTCTCGTCTGGGGAAAGGCACCAGTTTTATTTTGAAGCTGCCGCTGATGCTTTCGATCGCCGATGCCTTGTTGGTGAAGGTAGAGGATAATATTATAGCCGTGCCGCTGGATGCAATTGAGGAAATTATTGATATTCAAAGCGATCGCATCCAGATGGCAGGTGATCGAGCGATGTTGCACTGGGAAGACGAGTTTATTCGACTGGTGCGGTTGCAAGAGTTACTGCACTACAGCGTACCCGTTGCCGCACCCAATGCCTTTCCGTTCACCCAAGACAGCATTCCGGTGATGGTTTTAGCTTCGAGTGAAGGGGTTTTAGCGATCGCAGTCGAACGCATCATCGGTCAACAAGAAATTGTCGTCAAACCGCTGCCTCCACCTCTATCTAAACCGCCCGGTATTGTTGGTTGTACAATTCTGGGTGATGGTCGGGTAGTGATAATTTTAGATGTAGATGATTTAATAGATAAATTTTTAACTCACAACAGCACGAGTATTTCTGTTGATAACAAATCCTCGCTTGGTATACGAACCGATCTGCTGGCACCACCCGCTAGCTTCCAACCGCAAATTTTGATAGTTGATGATTCTTACACCATCCGACAGTTACTATCTCAAACTTTAACTCGCGCTCGATACAGAGTGGCACAAGCAAAGGACGGTCAAGATGCTTTATCTAAATTAGAGCAAGGTCTCGTTTGCGATTTGATGATTGTGGATATCGAAATGCCCCGGATGGATGGATTTGAACTGTTGCAAAGTGTGAAATCTCAGCCCAAATTTGCTTCTATTCCCGTTGCTATGTTAACTTCGCGTTCTGGCTTAAAATATCGTCAAATGGCATCACAATTGGGTGCTGTACAATATTTCACCAAGCCCTATAATGAGGCTCAGTTATTGGAGGCGATCGCTAACTTAATTAAACATTAGTCAGTTGTCAGTTGTCATATCATGTCCGATAGCATCGGGGCGCTAAAAAATCTCTTTTCATATCTGCGTTCATCTGCGTTCATCTGTCTTCATCTGCGGTAAAAATTTAACCAATGATTCTCACAGACAAAGCCGATGTAACCGGACATGATATCATATCATGTCCGGTTAATCACTTATAATATCTGTAGGTTGGGTTGAGGAACGAAACCCAACGCTACACGGGTGGTGGTTGGGTTTCGCTATCGCACAGGCCCAACAAAGCAGCTGTACTTCATGCAACTGCAAGGTGCTGTAGATCGCGTACTTTATAATTTAAAGCACATTTAAATACGGAAACTCTTCTCCCCAGTCCCCAGTCCCCAAATTAAATATGAGCCGACGATTTCGCAGTAAACGCTATCTTGCAACTCGCACTCCCATGCGGAAACTGGTTTCTTTTCAACTGGGAAACGAACGATATGCTATTTCTATCGATCGAGTGCAGCACGTTATCAACGAATTTACACCCCACGGTGTTCTTCACAGCGGTCGCAGTTTGGTAGAATATAAAAATGAAATAATTACTCTCATCGATCCGGCTAAGATTTTTATCAGCAGTCACGATGAGCGAGAACGTCAATACTTAATTATTTGTACGCTCAAAGAAGGACAGCGCATCGGTATTCCCATTCCTGAAATACCAACTGTCTTAGAAATAGCCGAAGACAAATTTGGTAAGATTCCAGAACTTTATCAGCAGGGCAACTTGTCCTCAGCAATTCAAAACATTATCCAAATTACTAATGATAAAATTATGTTTTATCTCGATTTGGAAGAGTTGGTTAATCAGCTAGTCATTATTGATTGATAAATTTCAAATTTATTTTTAATTGACAATCTTGTCTTTTTAAATCTAATATAGAATATCGTGTCCCGTTGCATCGTTAGTACATAAGTGATACCGTCAAATTGTCTGTTGTCATCGTTGGTTAAATTTTTACCGCAGATGTAGGCGCTTCGCCTTCCCGTAGGGTAGACTCCGGAACGCAGATAAACGCAGATAAGAATAATCACAGGAATTTTTTAGGTAACCGATGCTACCGAACATGATATAAAATCTGATATCGGTCATTAGAAGGATGGGAATTTACAATGAATCAAGTAGCGCCGCAGTGTCAGAATTTGTCAGAACAGGTGGATAGTCTGCTGCATTTGCTGCATCAGGAAACGTCTTTGCGATCGCAGTATGATATCACACCAATTCAAGCTTCCCTGCGAAAAGCGATTTCCCCCAAATTTGAAATTGTGTTTGCTGGTGCGTTTAGTGCTGGTAAATCGATGCTGATTAACGCATTGCTGGAACGGGAATTGCTTTACAGCGCCGAAGGACACGCTACTGGTACGGAATGTTATATCGAATATGCGGAACTGGACAAAGAACGAGTAGTGCTGACGTTTCTCAGCGAGGCGGAGATTCGGGAACAGGCACTTGCCATCTGCAAACGACTGGGGTTAGCAGCACCTCCAAATATCTACGATACTGAGGTGATGAACCTGTTGCGCCAGGGGTGCGAAGCAATCATCCAGCAGGAGGGTGGCGAAAGCAAGTCAGAACGTGCAAAACAGGCGAAGGCGCTGATGTTGTTGCTGCAAGGGTATGTGGCGAATTGCGATCGCATTTACGCCGATGCCAATGCCACTTATTCTATGGAACAGTTCGACTTTGCCAATCTCAAGGAAGCTGCCAGTTATGCGCGTCGGGGTAGTAACAGTGCGGTTTTGAAGCGCATCGAGTATTACTGCTATCATCCCTTATTACAAGATGGCAATATTTTGATTGATATGCCGGGGATTGATGCGCCAGTCAAAAAAGATGCCGAACTGACTTATCGCAAAATTGAAGATCCGGAAACTTCAGCAGTTGTGTGCGTTTTGAAACCAGCATCTGCGGGTGACATGACGACGGAAGAAACGGAACTGCTGGAGAAGATGCGGGGTAATCCGGGAATTCGCGATCGCGTTTTTTACGCCTTCAACCGCATCGACGAAACTTGGTACAACACTCAGTTGCGGCAAAGGTTGGATGACTTGATTACCTCTCAGTTTCGGGATACGCCGAAGGTATATAAAACAAGCGGGTTACTGGGATTTTACGGCAGCCAAATTAAAGGTACAAGCGGACGCGATCGCTTTGGTTTAGATTCCATCTTTTCTGAAAGCGTCAAAAATAGTAATATTCGAGAAGAAACGCCGCAGTTCGTCAATGAATTTAATCGCTACTGCGCTAACTCCGGCAAGCTGTCCCCCAGTAAGTTTCGCGTTTCTGTCAATAGTTATGAAACCCCAAACGAGAACTATGTGCGGATTCTAGCTGAATGGGGAACGCCGCTAATTAAGCAACTGATTGAAGATAGCGGCATTGAGGAATTTCGGAACGCCATTACCCATTACCTGACTCACGAAAAACGTCCCGAACTATTTAAGAATTTGGCTGTTGACTTGCAACCTCTGTGCATTAGCCTGAAAAAACATTACCTGTCCCTATACCGAGAATTGGATAGTCAGCCTCGCGAGATTGAATCGATGAAAGCGCAGGAATTGGGATTGCTAAACCATCAACTTCAACAAGTTGGTAATGAATTTCGCGAACACATGGCACAAGAGGTTAATCAGGTAGTCACAGATAGCTGCCAAGGTTTTAAAACAGATTTTCACAAACTCCAATCTCGGATGATTCGCCGTTTGGATGAGTTGCTGGATAGCTTTTCTGTGCGTGCGGCTTACCAACGCGCAACCCTCAGCCATCCTCGCAATGCTACTGCACCTTTACTTGCAGTTTTGGTGGAGGCACTTTATTATCTGGCGAATCAATTAGAAGATATTTTAGTTGAGTCTTGCCAGGAAGTTGTTGCTAACTTTTTTCAGCGATTGACTGAGCGAATTCGCAAGTCGGAATACTACCGTCATTTGTACCGATTGCTGGGTAATGATGGTGGAATTGAGCAACAGTTGAAGGTGCTGGAGAAACAGGTTAGTCAGGCTTTGGTTAATCAGTCGAAAGTGGAGTGCGATCGCTTTGTGCGGGAAAGTCCCCGTTTCTATGATGAAGGCACTTTCTCCATATATCAATTCCGCCAAACTTTGCAGCAAACTTCGCAAAGTTATGACTGCGAAAGCATGGTGGAAGCAGAACCGGCGATTCGACAATTATTGAAACTAGATTTTGAGCCAAAAGTTTCCGACACAATTCGCCGCACCTTCCGCCAAACCATCAATCAAACTATCAATACTCAGTTATTGCCGATGGCAGAAAACCAAGCTGATGAGATTTTGCAGCAATACAATCAGGCGCGTGCGTATCTGGAGCAAACTTTGGAAAAAGAAGCAGAAGAGAAAATCGATCGCAATCGTCGCTTGATGAGTGAAGTTGAGGAAAAGATCGCAGTTTATAATCAGGCTAATGCTGGCATAAACGCTTGTTTGCAGGCGATGCAATTGTATGAGCATCAGTTACCTGTAATTGGTGAATCTGATGTTATGTCACTTTCTCCTAATTCAGAAACTTCTGATTTTCCTAACTTAGCTGGTATAGCAGATGTTGGAGAAATGTAGAAAAAATTAACATTTTGCATAGCTATAGTGTTTCCATTTGAGATGTAAAGAATGGTAGGTTGGGTTAGACGCGGTAATTAACTTAATAATGATCACAGATACGTCTTTTACCGCGTCGTAACCCAACATTCACTATTAAATATGTGTTCGCGACTCATTTCAAAACGCTATAAAGTAACCCGCCTAACCAACCGAAAATCAATGATGCTGTTGGTAAATTGATGATATTTTAATTCTACACAAAGCCACTGACTTCGCTTGGAGCCCGCCTGCGATTCAAATCGCAGGCGGGTGTGGGGGACACCACCGATTGATTTGCCAATAGCATCATCAATGATATTGTTGGCAAATTGATGATAGTTTAATTCTACACAAAGCGACTGACTTCGCTTGGGGCCCGCCTGCGATTCAAATCGCAGGCTAATAGCGAAAGTCCATTAAAATGGACTGAATACTAATCTTTCAGTCCACTTGAGTGGACTTTCGCTATTAGCCCTGCACTTGAGTGCAGGGCGGGTGTGGGCGACACCACCGATTGATTTGCCAACAGCATCATCAATTTCCGGGCTGACAGCGCAAGTGTAAAAATACAGTTGATAGGCGGTTTGCCGGGACTATTGACAAAATATAAATATTCTGAAACGATAGTTAGTAGAAAATTTTTAGCGAGGGTGATATGGAATTTAACTGCTATCTGCAAAAAGTCGAGGATGATGATGTTTTATCATTTGAAAATACTCTCTTAAAATGGGCGCAATTTAAGGATTTAATTAAAGGTGCATTAGAACCATCACGTAGTAACTACTCAAAAGTTGCTAGGGCAATAGACGAAGATTTCAATTCCCAAGCAGTAAAAATATATCCAGGAGGGTTAATTGTTCCCAATAGCAGCATAGGTTGTGAAATTCTTAGAGTTGGTTCACCAGGCTGGCAAAAAGGTAAAATCCAACTAAAAATTACGCTAGAATTTATTCCTGATGAACCTGAAATTGAAGAACCAGTTGCAACCAGTCAACCCGAATCGCCTCTCGACGATTTGCGTCGGATGATAAACGAGGATATTTAGAAGTGCAGTTACATAGCTAGGAGATTGAGGTGCAAGATAACTACTATTTACAAGACTGCGGCGATGATGATGTTTTGTCGTTTGGGGATGAGACATTCAAAGTACATAGATTTAAGACAGCTATCAACAAATCATTTGACTCTTCAATGGGAGAAAAACTAACCGAACACTTAAAAAAGTATCAAGGAATACCGATAGAGCGTGCAGTATGTCCTAATAATAACTATGATGAATATGCGAAATGGTTTAAAGATGGCATAGATTGTGAAATCCTAAACCTCGGTTCTAAAAGCTGGAAAAAGGGAAAAGTAAAAATTAAAATAAGCCTTGAATTTTATGCAGAGGAACAAGAAACTGAAAAAAGAGATAGCAGCAATCAGCCAGAAATCCCCCAACCAGAATCACCCCTCGACGATCTACGTCAGATGCTCAACCAAGATAATCAGCAATAAAATATATGAGCAAAACTCCCCGAATTACCATCCCACCAGAAGTGAGAAAATATGTATTTGAGCGCGACAAATATCAGTGCCAAAGTTGCGGTAAAACTAAACTAGAAACCGAACTCACGATCGATCATATCATCCCGCTGGCGCGTGGCGGTTCTAACGATATCAGTAATTTGCATACCCTCTGCCGTATCTGCAACCAGAAGAAAACAGATAATTTAGATCCTCGTTTCAGGCGTCGCTTCAGTAACTGATATCGTCAAATTGTCTGTTGTCATCGTTGGTTAAATTTTTACCGCAGATGAAGACAGATGAACGCAGATGAACGCAGATAAGAATAAGAACAGGATTTTTTTAGGTAACCGATGTTTAAGGACACGATCTGATTCGGATGCCCGATAATTGCATGGGAAAAAGCAAATCCAATGAAAATTGGCGTAAATAAACTGAACACCCAGAAACCCGGTTTCTTGGAAAAACCGGGTTTCTAAGGGCGCGGCAGTTTTACGTTTAATACTGTTTTAACCAAACATCGACATCAACTGCTAACTTTTTACCCAAACGCAACAGGGGACGAATTTGAGCTAATTCCCAGCGACAGATTCCCTCGTTTTCAGGCTGCCAAGTTACATCAACCAGTATGCACTGGGGTACGATGTATTTGTGGAGGCAGCTGCAAAATACTTCCTGTACTCGATCGAGAGATAAGCCAAGATTGAGCCTAGAGCCTACATCGATCGTGCGTTCTATACGTTGGATATCCGTTGCCAAAGTAGTTGGGTTACCGTCGTAGAGGAGATGCCAGAGGGCTTTCAAAATCAACCGTTCCAACGTTTGCTTCCCTTCGCGGATATTCAACTGAGAGCGCATATTTTTGGCTTCTGTGGCGATCGCTTCCAATTCGGCCAATTGGCTCAAACCCAGATGGGACTCCCCATCTGCCAAATCGGTCAATTCATGTTCCAACTCCCGCAGCGCGATCGTCGCACGGTTACTCAGCGCAATCTCTGCCGCAACCTGCAACTCTTGAGGTACGGGCAATTCATCCCGGTGGAACGCCATCAACACGCTGTAATTATCCCGGTAAACTTGGGTATAAAGTTGATCCAGCCTTGTCAGTGTTTCCTTACTCAACAGCTTCATAATCCGCTGTCTTTCTTCAGCAAACAAGTTCTGCAAACTGTAAATCGAAGACGTTCCCGAAGCGTAAGTTTCATCCCCAAACATTCTGCTCATCGCCAATATCGTTTGTGCTGCACTAGCTTGTTCTAGCGCGTCAAACAACTGCTCTTTCATCTGGGTATACGCACAACTACTGGAGAAAGGTTGAATGCAGCAGTGGAAATCCCAACCGCCCAGATGCAGAACCGCAAATACCAGATGCACGCTCTCCCAGGTAATTTCCGATACCATCCGCACTTGCCCTACCGCCAGAGCCATTGTCCCCATGCGTTGCAACTGGTAGTCGAGGCGATGTGCGGTGTAGCAATAAACGCGAGTTTCCTGGGGATAATTGGCGAACAGGGAAGTGATGGCGTAGTGCGCGGCTACTTGTTTAAAGCTTACCTGGGCGGATACCACTAGCTGTCGATAAACTTCAGCACCATTTTTGAACTCATGGATGTTACTCGGAGCCTGAGTAAGGTGGAGGAGAAACTCTTTTTCCAACTGCATTGCAGCTACTTCTCCTGCCAATTCCAAGGCGCGGGCGGCATAGCGGAGAATCTGCACTCCTTCTGGACGGGAAAGTTCTTCAAAAAACCAACCGCAACTGGTATACATCAGCAGGGCGTGGCGCTGCATTTCCAGCAAGCGCAGGGCGTCTATTTGTTCTGCTGGTGTAAGTTGGTGGGAGCGGTGGCGACTGAGGAATCTTTCTATGTTGGCTGGAGTGCGATCGCGAATTACATCTATATACTCATCACGCGCCAGCCAGGTGTCGAGGAAAAACTTCGGCCCAGTCTCTTCATAAACTTCGATTAAGCGATCGCGCAACCAATCCAGTGCATCCCGCAGGGGACGCCGCCATTTCTGATGCCAGCCGCCCCCACCACCGCAACCGCAATCATCCTGCCACCGATTTACCCCGTGAGAGCAACTCCAAGCTGTCACTGGCTTGAGTTCCACTTCCCAAGTAGGGGGATTGAGGCTGAGGTAATGGGCAAAGTTCGTCACCTTCCAGCCGTTACGGGGAAACTGTTCTGTAAAAGCATAGGCGAGGCACTTTTCCGTACCTCCCTTGTGGTGACCGAAAGTTTCTCCATCGGTGGCGACGGCGATCAGCTGGGCCTGTCTGCGATCGCCACCAATGGCCGTGCCAATCCGCCCCGATAAGTTATGGGAACTGTTGAGCAGATCGTCGAAACCCATATCCCGCGATATGGGGCCATCGTAGAAAAAGATATCTATATATTTTTCGGTGCCTGGTAGGAAACAGCGATAGGGACGCCTGGGATCGATCTGAGCGCCACCCA belongs to Argonema galeatum A003/A1 and includes:
- a CDS encoding chemotaxis protein CheW — encoded protein: MSRRFRSKRYLATRTPMRKLVSFQLGNERYAISIDRVQHVINEFTPHGVLHSGRSLVEYKNEIITLIDPAKIFISSHDERERQYLIICTLKEGQRIGIPIPEIPTVLEIAEDKFGKIPELYQQGNLSSAIQNIIQITNDKIMFYLDLEELVNQLVIID
- a CDS encoding dynamin-like GTPase family protein, with product MNQVAPQCQNLSEQVDSLLHLLHQETSLRSQYDITPIQASLRKAISPKFEIVFAGAFSAGKSMLINALLERELLYSAEGHATGTECYIEYAELDKERVVLTFLSEAEIREQALAICKRLGLAAPPNIYDTEVMNLLRQGCEAIIQQEGGESKSERAKQAKALMLLLQGYVANCDRIYADANATYSMEQFDFANLKEAASYARRGSNSAVLKRIEYYCYHPLLQDGNILIDMPGIDAPVKKDAELTYRKIEDPETSAVVCVLKPASAGDMTTEETELLEKMRGNPGIRDRVFYAFNRIDETWYNTQLRQRLDDLITSQFRDTPKVYKTSGLLGFYGSQIKGTSGRDRFGLDSIFSESVKNSNIREETPQFVNEFNRYCANSGKLSPSKFRVSVNSYETPNENYVRILAEWGTPLIKQLIEDSGIEEFRNAITHYLTHEKRPELFKNLAVDLQPLCISLKKHYLSLYRELDSQPREIESMKAQELGLLNHQLQQVGNEFREHMAQEVNQVVTDSCQGFKTDFHKLQSRMIRRLDELLDSFSVRAAYQRATLSHPRNATAPLLAVLVEALYYLANQLEDILVESCQEVVANFFQRLTERIRKSEYYRHLYRLLGNDGGIEQQLKVLEKQVSQALVNQSKVECDRFVRESPRFYDEGTFSIYQFRQTLQQTSQSYDCESMVEAEPAIRQLLKLDFEPKVSDTIRRTFRQTINQTINTQLLPMAENQADEILQQYNQARAYLEQTLEKEAEEKIDRNRRLMSEVEEKIAVYNQANAGINACLQAMQLYEHQLPVIGESDVMSLSPNSETSDFPNLAGIADVGEM
- a CDS encoding KGK domain-containing protein translates to MEFNCYLQKVEDDDVLSFENTLLKWAQFKDLIKGALEPSRSNYSKVARAIDEDFNSQAVKIYPGGLIVPNSSIGCEILRVGSPGWQKGKIQLKITLEFIPDEPEIEEPVATSQPESPLDDLRRMINEDI
- a CDS encoding KGK domain-containing protein, producing the protein MQDNYYLQDCGDDDVLSFGDETFKVHRFKTAINKSFDSSMGEKLTEHLKKYQGIPIERAVCPNNNYDEYAKWFKDGIDCEILNLGSKSWKKGKVKIKISLEFYAEEQETEKRDSSNQPEIPQPESPLDDLRQMLNQDNQQ
- a CDS encoding HNH endonuclease; its protein translation is MSKTPRITIPPEVRKYVFERDKYQCQSCGKTKLETELTIDHIIPLARGGSNDISNLHTLCRICNQKKTDNLDPRFRRRFSN
- a CDS encoding DUF3536 domain-containing protein, whose translation is MSVFVEDVESVSLAPLAPPEQAQSDRPQITGVFVTVHGHFYQPPRENPYLDAIERQPSAAPFHNWNERIHHECYRPNAFARVLNDGGELVGIVNNYEYMSFNIGPTLMSWLERYDVEVYQRILEADRKSCDRLNGHGNAIAQVYNHIIMPLANERDKYTQIRWGKEDFRSRFGRDPEGMWLAEAAVDYVTLETLIDEDIRFIVLAPSQAQRCRPMPAYPPFIPPVDGGDERGDDWIEVGGAQIDPRRPYRCFLPGTEKYIDIFFYDGPISRDMGFDDLLNSSHNLSGRIGTAIGGDRRQAQLIAVATDGETFGHHKGGTEKCLAYAFTEQFPRNGWKVTNFAHYLSLNPPTWEVELKPVTAWSCSHGVNRWQDDCGCGGGGGWHQKWRRPLRDALDWLRDRLIEVYEETGPKFFLDTWLARDEYIDVIRDRTPANIERFLSRHRSHQLTPAEQIDALRLLEMQRHALLMYTSCGWFFEELSRPEGVQILRYAARALELAGEVAAMQLEKEFLLHLTQAPSNIHEFKNGAEVYRQLVVSAQVSFKQVAAHYAITSLFANYPQETRVYCYTAHRLDYQLQRMGTMALAVGQVRMVSEITWESVHLVFAVLHLGGWDFHCCIQPFSSSCAYTQMKEQLFDALEQASAAQTILAMSRMFGDETYASGTSSIYSLQNLFAEERQRIMKLLSKETLTRLDQLYTQVYRDNYSVLMAFHRDELPVPQELQVAAEIALSNRATIALRELEHELTDLADGESHLGLSQLAELEAIATEAKNMRSQLNIREGKQTLERLILKALWHLLYDGNPTTLATDIQRIERTIDVGSRLNLGLSLDRVQEVFCSCLHKYIVPQCILVDVTWQPENEGICRWELAQIRPLLRLGKKLAVDVDVWLKQY